In Synechococcus sp. CB0101, a genomic segment contains:
- the recO gene encoding DNA repair protein RecO yields the protein MSAEQRLEGLVLRSTPLGESDRLITVLSAGQGLVRLAAPGARKPKSSMAAAVPLALLNLQVGGRGDLKRVRQLSVQRNFAALAERLESLAAAQGLAEQTLLLVPSGDAVEGVLEDLLLQLARLELVVKERQANVEALAIAVQGVVHLLALGGYALPLACCARSGTPLDPPLGNWEWRCSFMPGEGFVIGGIAGAQLVLNASELALLQRLLRPALPRRRDGELMGPLPVWLRLLQLVDLWSREHLGRSPRSWKLLRQCFADGASS from the coding sequence GTGAGCGCTGAACAACGCCTGGAGGGGCTGGTGCTGCGCAGCACTCCCCTGGGCGAAAGCGATCGCTTGATCACGGTGCTCAGCGCCGGCCAGGGCCTGGTGCGGCTGGCTGCCCCAGGAGCCCGCAAACCGAAAAGCTCCATGGCCGCGGCCGTGCCCCTAGCCCTGCTCAACCTGCAGGTGGGCGGGCGCGGTGATCTCAAGCGGGTGCGGCAGCTGAGCGTGCAGCGCAACTTCGCCGCCCTGGCGGAGCGGCTCGAGAGCCTGGCGGCGGCGCAGGGCCTGGCGGAGCAGACCCTGCTGCTGGTGCCAAGCGGCGATGCCGTGGAGGGCGTGCTTGAAGACCTGCTGCTGCAGCTGGCGCGGCTGGAGCTGGTGGTGAAGGAACGCCAAGCCAACGTGGAAGCACTGGCGATCGCCGTGCAGGGGGTGGTGCACCTGCTGGCCCTGGGGGGCTATGCCCTGCCCTTGGCCTGCTGCGCCCGCAGCGGTACACCTCTCGATCCGCCCTTGGGCAACTGGGAATGGCGCTGCAGCTTCATGCCCGGCGAGGGGTTTGTGATCGGAGGGATCGCCGGCGCCCAGCTCGTGCTGAATGCGTCCGAGCTGGCTCTGCTGCAGCGGCTGCTGCGGCCGGCCCTGCCCCGCCGGCGCGACGGGGAGCTGATGGGCCCCCTGCCGGTATGGCTGCGGCTGCTCCAGCTGGTGGACCTGTGGAGTCGTGAACATCTGGGCCGCAGCCCACGCTCCTGGAAATTGCTGCGCCAGTGCTTTGCCGATGGGGCATCATCGTGA
- the pyrF gene encoding orotidine-5'-phosphate decarboxylase, whose amino-acid sequence MTSSAADRIIVALDGMAPEQALAFAASVPELRWVKVGLELFVAGGPAVVRQLRDQGKRVFLDLKFHDIPATMAGACRSAARLGAELITVHACAGSEALRVAQAAAAESAAAAGLAQPTLLAVTVLTSWDPQRFAAELVIDETVADYVPRLAQLAAAAGIGGCVCSPLEVAALRAAHREPFALVTPGIRPAGAALGDQQRVMTPAQAVTAGASHLVIGRPITAAADPAGAFAACCAELAA is encoded by the coding sequence GTGACTAGCTCAGCCGCCGATCGGATCATCGTGGCCCTGGATGGCATGGCCCCGGAACAGGCCCTGGCCTTTGCCGCGTCAGTGCCCGAGCTGCGTTGGGTGAAGGTGGGGCTCGAGCTGTTTGTGGCCGGCGGCCCGGCTGTGGTGCGCCAGCTGCGCGATCAGGGCAAGCGGGTGTTTCTCGACCTGAAGTTCCACGACATCCCCGCCACCATGGCGGGTGCCTGCCGCAGCGCTGCACGCCTTGGGGCTGAACTGATCACCGTGCACGCCTGTGCCGGCAGTGAGGCCCTGCGCGTGGCTCAGGCCGCCGCTGCCGAGTCCGCCGCTGCTGCTGGATTGGCGCAGCCCACCCTGCTGGCGGTGACGGTGCTCACCAGCTGGGACCCCCAGCGCTTTGCCGCGGAGCTGGTGATCGACGAAACGGTGGCCGACTACGTGCCCCGTTTGGCGCAGCTGGCGGCCGCGGCGGGGATCGGTGGTTGCGTGTGCTCCCCTCTGGAAGTGGCGGCGCTACGGGCCGCCCACCGCGAGCCTTTCGCCTTGGTCACCCCAGGGATTCGCCCGGCCGGGGCTGCCCTGGGCGATCAGCAACGGGTGATGACTCCGGCCCAAGCCGTGACAGCCGGGGCCAGTCATCTGGTGATTGGCCGGCCGATCACGGCTGCGGCCGATCCGGCAGGTGCCTTTGCGGCCTGCTGCGCAGAGCTTGCTGCTTGA
- a CDS encoding cupin domain-containing protein: MLPRILHPEELQGFRLSNHDHCRLALLNRPEAGGSGCTVFLEVHDPCNRVPPHRHHHAAELYFVLRGTVIFHVEDRSITATGGDVVIVPEEAIHDLENPGPGRLYLLTVLSQDGGFAELLEHGVPTPLDAEDLAVLRSL, encoded by the coding sequence ATGCTGCCGAGGATCCTGCATCCCGAGGAGCTCCAGGGCTTCCGACTCAGCAACCATGACCACTGCCGCTTGGCACTGCTGAACCGACCGGAGGCTGGAGGCAGCGGCTGCACCGTGTTCCTGGAGGTGCACGACCCCTGCAATCGCGTGCCGCCCCACCGCCATCACCATGCTGCTGAGTTGTACTTCGTGCTCAGAGGGACAGTGATCTTCCACGTGGAAGATCGCTCAATCACCGCTACGGGCGGCGATGTGGTGATCGTGCCGGAGGAGGCCATCCACGATCTGGAGAATCCCGGCCCAGGGCGGCTGTATCTGCTCACCGTGCTCAGCCAAGACGGTGGCTTTGCCGAGCTGCTCGAGCACGGTGTGCCAACACCGCTGGATGCGGAGGATCTGGCGGTGCTGCGCAGCCTCTAG
- the deoC gene encoding deoxyribose-phosphate aldolase, which produces MRDLPDLAPLIDHALLDPHQGAEAVLRCCDEARHFGFAGVCLASRWLPAARERLGPTGGRGPKLVSVVGFPFGAVPAEIKRAEAEWAAGAGADELDVVPDFGALADGDSRAFCNDLAPIVELGIPVKVILNVGRLSPEALELAVEASIDVGATMLKTGSGFGPAATEEQVKQLRQLARGRAAVKASGGITSLEQAIALVEAGASRLGTSRGVALMQALRAPSTGER; this is translated from the coding sequence TTGCGCGACCTCCCCGATCTCGCTCCCCTGATCGATCACGCCCTGCTGGATCCCCACCAGGGCGCCGAAGCCGTACTGCGCTGCTGCGATGAAGCGCGCCACTTCGGCTTCGCCGGGGTGTGCCTGGCCTCGCGCTGGCTGCCGGCGGCCCGGGAACGACTGGGGCCCACAGGCGGCCGCGGGCCAAAGCTCGTGAGCGTGGTGGGATTCCCCTTCGGCGCTGTACCGGCGGAGATCAAGCGGGCGGAGGCGGAATGGGCCGCCGGTGCCGGCGCCGATGAGCTGGATGTGGTGCCGGATTTCGGAGCCCTGGCCGATGGCGACAGCCGCGCCTTCTGCAACGACCTGGCCCCGATCGTGGAGCTGGGTATCCCCGTGAAGGTAATTCTGAACGTGGGCCGGCTCAGCCCGGAGGCCCTGGAGCTGGCTGTAGAGGCCAGCATCGATGTGGGCGCCACCATGCTCAAAACGGGCAGCGGTTTCGGGCCCGCCGCCACCGAAGAGCAGGTGAAGCAGCTGCGGCAACTGGCTCGAGGCCGCGCGGCTGTGAAGGCATCTGGTGGCATCACGAGCCTCGAGCAGGCCATCGCCCTGGTGGAAGCGGGCGCCAGCCGCCTTGGCACCAGCCGCGGGGTGGCGCTGATGCAGGCCCTACGGGCACCCAGCACCGGTGAGCGCTGA
- a CDS encoding glycosyltransferase family 4 protein, whose translation MAHIAWLGKKSPFCGNVTYGLSTTAALKQRGHEISFIHFDTPAAGLGRAPEASEPSPEVALPYLVKSQVYTIPSPGAQRELRESLERLRPDLVHASLTLSPLDFRLPDLCQQLGLPLVATFHPPFDAALRNLSSGTQQLTYQLYAPSLARYDRVVVFSDLQADVLMRLGVPANRLAVIPNGVDPEQWAPSATAASPQLQDLLQRFAGRRVFLYMGRIATEKNVEALLRAWRLVQPEGCTLVVVGDGPVRQSLMQTYGPESNVHWWGHEPDQAKRLALLQLAEVFLLPSLVEGLSLALLEAMASGTACVATDAGADGEVLEGGAGIVISTQGVTTQLRTLLPVLRDQPVLTAELGRRARERALERYTLASNINQLEQLYADLVPQTRVAA comes from the coding sequence GTGGCCCACATTGCCTGGCTGGGCAAGAAATCACCGTTCTGCGGCAATGTCACCTACGGGCTCAGCACCACGGCAGCCCTGAAGCAACGCGGCCACGAGATCAGCTTCATTCACTTCGACACCCCGGCAGCAGGCCTGGGCCGAGCACCCGAAGCCAGCGAACCCAGCCCTGAGGTAGCGCTTCCTTACCTGGTGAAATCGCAGGTGTACACGATCCCCTCACCGGGAGCTCAGCGCGAGCTGCGCGAATCCCTCGAGCGGCTGCGCCCCGATCTGGTCCACGCCAGCCTCACCCTGTCGCCCCTGGATTTCCGGCTGCCGGATCTCTGCCAGCAGCTGGGGCTCCCGCTGGTGGCCACCTTCCATCCGCCCTTTGATGCGGCGCTGCGCAATCTCAGCTCCGGCACCCAACAACTCACCTATCAGCTCTACGCCCCCTCCCTGGCTCGCTACGACCGGGTGGTCGTGTTCTCGGATCTGCAGGCCGATGTGCTGATGCGGCTGGGTGTGCCAGCCAACCGCCTGGCGGTGATCCCCAACGGCGTCGACCCCGAGCAGTGGGCCCCCAGCGCGACGGCTGCATCACCGCAATTACAAGACCTGCTCCAGCGCTTTGCCGGCCGGCGGGTGTTCCTCTACATGGGCCGCATCGCCACCGAGAAAAACGTGGAGGCGCTGCTGCGGGCCTGGCGACTCGTACAACCCGAAGGCTGCACCCTCGTCGTGGTGGGCGATGGGCCCGTGCGGCAGTCGCTGATGCAGACCTACGGCCCTGAATCCAACGTTCACTGGTGGGGGCATGAACCGGATCAGGCCAAACGCCTGGCCCTGCTGCAGCTGGCGGAGGTGTTCCTGCTGCCGTCGCTGGTGGAGGGGCTGAGCCTGGCGCTGCTCGAGGCGATGGCCAGCGGCACCGCCTGCGTGGCCACCGATGCGGGAGCTGATGGCGAAGTGCTCGAGGGTGGCGCTGGCATCGTGATCAGCACCCAGGGCGTGACCACCCAGCTGCGCACCTTGCTCCCAGTGCTCCGCGATCAACCCGTGCTCACCGCCGAGCTGGGCCGCCGCGCCCGCGAGCGCGCCCTGGAGCGCTACACGCTCGCGAGCAACATCAATCAGCTCGAGCAGCTCTACGCCGACCTCGTGCCGCAGACGCGCGTGGCGGCCTGA
- a CDS encoding MFS transporter, producing MGHHREPVPPSREPNHPVSEAPRSTGLQGVLALPEFRKLWLGQIFSQLADKFYIVLMVFLIAQYWVTETLPADGAIAEAAGAFRFSIDSRAQLITLLATGIYVANTIPAMVLGLVAGVWADRWRKREVMVASNAIRAGLALLAPLSLLPGPEWLGLSWGYWALLVITFLESVLTQFFAPAEQAAIPMLVPTRQLLAANSLYQATSMGATIVGFALGDPILRLLKYGLGTIGIANGEFALLPLCYGLAALSIAWIRVDETPQQDREQTVWQEMRDGIQVLRERPSVRSALLQLVLLYSLLAALYVLAISLASAIQQLGPTQFGTLLAMSGIGLAVGAVAVAQVGHRFNRRRLASAGLGTIAWSLVLLGQLRGNLTATLTLCAVLGVGSALLAIPAQTTIQEDTPEAMRGKVFGLQNNLINIALSLPLVLAGAVVSRYGLLPVLWALAGLALLAALLERPWERC from the coding sequence ATGGGGCATCATCGTGAGCCGGTCCCCCCTTCCCGTGAGCCGAATCACCCCGTGAGCGAAGCGCCACGATCGACCGGCCTGCAGGGGGTTCTGGCGCTGCCTGAATTCCGCAAGCTCTGGCTTGGCCAGATCTTCAGCCAGCTGGCCGACAAGTTCTACATCGTGTTGATGGTGTTCCTGATCGCCCAGTACTGGGTGACAGAAACGCTCCCCGCCGACGGCGCCATCGCCGAAGCCGCCGGCGCCTTCCGTTTCAGCATCGACAGCCGCGCCCAGCTGATCACCCTGCTGGCCACCGGCATTTACGTGGCCAACACCATCCCGGCGATGGTGTTGGGCCTGGTGGCGGGTGTGTGGGCCGATCGCTGGCGCAAGCGCGAGGTGATGGTGGCCAGCAACGCCATCCGCGCCGGCCTGGCGCTGCTCGCTCCCCTGAGCCTGCTGCCGGGTCCTGAGTGGCTGGGGCTGAGCTGGGGCTACTGGGCCCTGCTGGTGATCACCTTTCTGGAATCGGTGCTCACCCAGTTCTTCGCTCCGGCCGAACAGGCGGCGATCCCGATGCTGGTGCCCACCCGCCAGCTGCTGGCCGCCAACTCGCTGTATCAGGCCACGAGCATGGGGGCCACGATTGTGGGCTTCGCCCTCGGCGATCCGATCCTGCGGCTGCTCAAGTACGGCCTGGGAACGATCGGCATCGCCAACGGTGAGTTCGCCCTGTTGCCGCTCTGTTACGGCCTGGCAGCCCTCTCGATTGCCTGGATCCGGGTGGACGAAACACCCCAGCAAGACCGCGAGCAAACCGTCTGGCAGGAAATGCGCGACGGTATTCAGGTGTTGCGAGAGCGCCCCAGCGTGCGCAGCGCGCTGCTGCAGCTGGTGCTCCTCTACAGCCTGCTGGCGGCGCTCTACGTGCTGGCCATCAGCCTGGCTTCGGCGATTCAACAGCTGGGCCCCACTCAGTTCGGCACCTTGCTGGCGATGAGCGGCATCGGTCTGGCGGTGGGTGCCGTGGCGGTGGCGCAGGTGGGCCATCGCTTCAATCGACGCCGGCTGGCCTCCGCCGGCCTGGGCACCATCGCCTGGAGCCTGGTGCTGCTCGGCCAGTTGCGCGGCAACCTCACTGCCACCCTCACCCTCTGCGCTGTGTTGGGGGTGGGCTCGGCACTGCTGGCGATCCCCGCCCAAACCACCATCCAGGAAGACACCCCGGAAGCGATGCGCGGCAAGGTGTTTGGCCTGCAGAACAACCTGATCAACATTGCCTTGAGCCTGCCACTGGTGCTGGCCGGCGCTGTAGTCAGCCGCTATGGCCTATTGCCTGTGCTCTGGGCGCTGGCGGGGCTGGCGCTGCTGGCGGCACTGCTCGAGCGCCCCTGGGAGCGCTGCTAG